Proteins from a genomic interval of Plasmodium berghei ANKA genome assembly, chromosome: 6:
- a CDS encoding origin recognition complex subunit 1, putative: MASNNNMQNFYINENEILSPTKRGIKLDVSKLNIFNFSNLTKNQEEIKENSSQTYQKNNSYTQNAYKELNEEKNKTIENNINNLNNVTINSSFTVNKKKKNKNNKYNLDNSSSTHSSNSSSSFPLHTVSKNKVNNKVTNKVKKKKKKIPSNTDTDTSTNTASQSETDSDCILIFKSNNLKKAKNNTIEEEEMVMTLRNRTAIDKNNDANKKEKIQNGKDNKTDRKTLRSDILNATGRNTRLVKEKNEEKKNLKLTKSKFSPKRKYFHLSKDNDTYKNDSKKFKKKYININSGTDSHTNSSSQSYTSNKHNKKNDKNIKKKLYTNTEIEKIVKYTYIKLVKENYCEYQNGVIYESLVINNEKYSMGDDVMIFCETDSKKSSVTQMYELKKGRISGFYKSNENSKIQTEICIYYDKNDQIYIDHINKISKLRRSRENFEDIIDTKSKEFYLLGNIKFIMLDSKLIYKKIIIYNEKNTFYNDKKLKSGIDKFLCTYYIKGKDEKIFEIQDKQHWEDLVMGSSNLYYYFSNRNNNNKKKIIIPALDKLKIHENISNNSKTRNTTKHAATYSEEKLVNTSKTTTNKMKKEKDGNFDKEFKDFIKQDQEIYYTNLLNSIAHPTDRAIRMMQLDVVPKYLPCREKEIKEVHGFLESGIKQSGSNQILYISGMPGTGKTATVYSVIQLLKNKSNKKLLPPFNVYEINGMNVVHPNAAYQVFYKQLFNSKPPNALSSFKIIDRLFNKNKKDNRNVSILIIDEIDYLITKTQKVLFTLFDWPTKVNSKLILIAISNTMDLPERLIPRCRSRLAFGRLVFSPYKGDEIEKIIKERLYNCKDIIDHTAIQLCARKVANVSGDIRKALQICRKAFENKRGHKIVPRDIIEATNQLFDSPLTTAINYLPWAFKIFLTCVIIELKIINEFIIPYKKVGNRYKVMIQTSGKCIGMYNDTELFKIMIDKLVKMGILLIRPYIPLDSIAKNKNKEALLGFNEPEKKASENKPYKTQVSPDIDQESGDMGLELNVEPQLVITALMKDPECAQKLNFY, encoded by the coding sequence atggcttcaaataataatatgcaaaatttttatatcaatgaaaatgaaatattaagTCCAACGAAAAGGGGTATAAAGCTTGATGTTagtaaattaaatatttttaatttttcaaatttgaCAAAAAACCAAGAAGagataaaagaaaattcgTCACAAacttatcaaaaaaataatagttaCACACAAAATGCTTACaaagaattaaatgaagaaaaaaataaaactattgaaaataacattaacaatttaaataatgtaaCAATAAATTCGAGCTTTAcagtaaataaaaaaaaaaaaaataaaaataataaatataatttggATAACTCATCTTCTACGCATTCATCTAATTCGTCATCTTCTTTTCCTCTTCACACTGtctcaaaaaataaagtaaaCAATAAAGTAACaaataaagtaaaaaaaaaaaaaaaaaaaattccaaGTAACACTGATACAGATACTTCTACAAATACTGCTAGTCAAAGCGAAACAGACAGCGATTGtatacttatttttaaatcaaataatttaaaaaaagctAAAAACAATACAATTGAAGAGGAAGAAATGGTAATGACCCTAAGGAATAGAACAGCTAtcgataaaaataatgacgcaaataaaaaagaaaaaatacaaaatggAAAAGATAACAAAACTGATAGGAAAACTTTAAGAAGTGACATATTAAATGCCACAGGAAGGAATACAAGATTggttaaagaaaaaaatgaagaaaaaaaaaatcttaaattaacaaaatcaaaattttcaccgaaaagaaaatattttcaccTTTCAAAAGATAAtgatacatataaaaatgattctaaaaaatttaaaaaaaaatatatcaacaTAAATAGTGGCACAGACAGTCATACCAACTCATCTTCTCAATCATATACAAGCAATAagcataataaaaaaaatgacaaaaatattaaaaaaaaattatacacaAATACAGAAATAGAGAAAATCGTAAAGTATACTTACATAAAATTagtaaaagaaaattattgtGAATATCAAAATGGAGTAATATATGAAAGTCTCGtcataaataatgaaaagtACTCAATGGGTGATGATGTTATGATTTTTTGTGAAACGGATTCTAAAAAAAGTAGCGTTACCCAAATGTATGAACTAAAAAAAGGAAGAATATCTGGATTTTACAAAAGTAATGAAAATAGCAAAATTCAAACagaaatatgtatatactatgataaaaatgatcaaatatacatagaccatattaacaaaatatcaaaattaaGAAGGTCTAGAGAAAATTTTGAAGATATAATCGACACTAAATCAAAggaattttatttgttaggaaatatcaaatttataatgttagattcaaaattaatttataaaaaaattattatttataacgaaaaaaatacattttataatgataaaaagttaaaaaGTGGAATcgataaatttttatgtacatattatataaaaggaaaagatgaaaaaatatttgaaattCAAGATAAACAACATTGGGAAGATTTAGTTATGGGCTCTagtaatttatattactatttttcaaaccgaaataataacaataaaaagaaaattattataccAGCTTTagacaaattaaaaattcatgaaaatatttcaaataattcTAAAACCAGAAACACAACAAAGCATGCTGCAACTTATTCTGAAGAAAAATTAGTAAACACATCTAAAACAAcaacaaataaaatgaagaaagaaaaagatGGAAATTTTGACAAAGAATTTAAagattttataaaacaaGATCaagaaatttattatacaaatttattaaactCAATAGCACACCCAACAGACAGAGCTATAAGAATGATGCAATTAGATGTGGTTCCTAAATATCTACCATGTagagaaaaagaaataaaagaagTTCATGGATTTTTAGAATCCGGTATTAAGCAATCAGGAAGTAATCAAATACTTTATATTAGCGGAATGCCAGGTACAGGAAAAACTGCTACTGTATATAGTGTTAtacaattattaaaaaataaaagtaataaaaaattattgcctccttttaatgtatatgaaataaatggTATGAATGTAGTTCATCCAAATGCTGCTTACCAAGTTTTCTATaaacaattatttaattcaaaACCTCCTAATGCTTTAAGctcttttaaaataatagatagattatttaataaaaataaaaaagataatagAAATGTatcaatattaattatagaTGAAATCGATTATTTAATTACAAAAACACAAAAAGTActttttacattatttgATTGGCCAACTAAAGTAAACagtaaattaatattaatagcTATTTCTAATACTATGGACCTTCCAGAAAGATTAATACCTAGATGTAGATCCCGTTTAGCATTTGGCCGATTAGTTTTTAGTCCATATAAAGGTGatgaaattgaaaaaattattaaagaacgtttatataattgtaaaGATATTATAGACCATACAGCTATACAACTATGCGCAAGAAAAGTAGCAAATGTATCTGGGGATATTCGGAAAGCATTACAAATATGTAGAAAAgcatttgaaaataaaagaggTCATAAAATTGTGCCACGAGATATTATTGAAGCTACTAATCAACTTTTTGATTCCCCTTTAACTACTGCTATTAATTATTTGCCTTGGgcttttaaaatatttcttacTTGCGTAATTattgaattaaaaattattaatgaatttattataccatataaaaaagttgGAAATAGATATAAAGTAATGATACAAACAAGTGGGAAATGTATAGGTATGTACAATGATActgaattatttaaaattatgattGATAAATTAGTTAAAATGGggatattattaattagaCCATATATACCTTTAGATTCTattgcaaaaaataaaaataaagaagcaCTATTAGGGTTTAATGAACCTGAAAAAAAAGCTTCCGAAAATAAACCCTATAAAACACAAGTTAGTCCTGACATCGATCAAGAATCTGGGGACATGGGATTAGAACTTAATGTCGAACCACAACTTGTTATTACTGCACTTATGAAGGATCCTGAATGTGCTCAAAAATTAAACTTTTattaa
- a CDS encoding high mobility group protein B1, putative, with protein MDGMKKFKDMKMGGKEVKKRRKNKKDPHAPKRSLSAYMFFAKEKRAEIITRDPSLSKDVATVGKMIGEAWNKLDEREKAPYEKKAQEDKIRYEKEKMEYAKSKMK; from the coding sequence ATGGATGGcatgaaaaaatttaaagatATGAAAATGGGTGGAAAGGAAGTAAAGAAacgaagaaaaaataaaaaggatCCACATGCACCTAAAAGGTCTTTATCAgcttatatgttttttgcAAAAGAAAAGAGAGCAGAGATAATAACTCGAGATCCGAGTTTAAGTAAAGATGTTGCAACTGTTGGAAAAATGATTGGAGAAGCATGGAATAAATTAGACGAAAGGGAAAAAGCCccatatgaaaaaaaagcacAAGAAGACAAAATAAgatatgaaaaagaaaaaatggaatatgCCAAAAgtaaaatgaaataa
- a CDS encoding DNA/RNA-binding protein, putative → MNQKTPYKLLLDTKPSKIQKHVNDCLENMKMGEVEIIARNYAISKAFSVLEVLKTKVSNLNYSIKYNNLEATGPNRRQLLEINISVSFKN, encoded by the exons ATGAATCAGAAAACACCATACAAATTATTGTTGGATACCAAACCTTCAAAAATACAAAAGCATGTAAATGATTGtttagaaaatatgaaaatg gGGGAAGTTGAAATAATTGCAAGAAATTATGCAATATCTAAAGCTTTTAGTGTACTTGAAGTTTTAAAGACTAAAGtttcaaatttaaattattccataaaatataataatttagag gCTACTGGCCCAAATAGAAGACAGTTGCTCGAAATCAATATATCCGTTTCATTCAAAAATTAG
- a CDS encoding signal recognition particle subunit SRP14, putative: MVLLNNSKFIEELTKLCNKNEEHNRASIWITIKKVKRSDIKMRIPKNEISDKRNKKNHKDENKNNKNYFCIIRATDGKKIKLSTHVSDDIINFSQEINNIIKK, translated from the exons atggtattattaaataattctaaATTCATTGAAGAATTAACAAAACTATGCaacaaaaatgaagaaCATAATAGAGCTTCTATATGGATTACTATAAAGAAAG TTAAAAGAAGTGATATTAAAATGCGCATtccaaaaaatgaaattagtgacaaaagaaataaaaaaaatcataaagatgaaaataaaaataacaaaaattatttttgtataatcAGAGCAACAGATggcaaaaaaattaaattatctACACATGTTTCGGatgatataattaatttttctcaagaaataaataatataataaaaaaataa
- a CDS encoding TBCC domain-containing protein, putative — translation MEKKSEMCLDKYKELVKLEKTNNEEFKNDEKCLFIRKEIFDHAIIYTSNKIDENCLMNYLKNLYAYFKKKHENNNYERNKKDEIYISLEDWLEYNELIKNQDNVVYLLFSCNICKSLWILLSITLQSIRKKNNLKKQKTIFNCTYETLNIRELSGGKSKTEINVENSKCFHENIHRKLDKKNNEKYKNNNKENDKREQINRETDTGKYSETFEKEILKVWNENWLNESICIEFVIFFIILQFLKIDNIKKKYDKNLNEDCWPHFIGNSRDSNNGKHHNNNGSQNICGLSTSGNNNSFCNLKTIIYKSNLSDLFISSGKNYRKLLETYLIAFLSCTDIQNSTSLTEIPLYFRNYNFFLLDFIIETNDEQNVYEKYMLKNEHKILYKTKIILNWLLKNLHIYDELNESIDSSISSNDIPKENVVENISNNLNKSYSYFSGLSIKGNNNFKHSNSPNSIFEMPNNDIYEIKNMQGKTIYIKNNKSIINILNCKECNIYILTTVEYLKINFCVDMYIICLSAEMITTLFNSRNLEIHLVTRSLKIENVMDTDVYVYTETNIIIYGDTRNIQLAPYNVLNSKQKIFLEKSKIFFNEKTFELFAFPLKCKTNLSHSLSLTSQFTKGFNNPGNNTWNNNISFSNQIDDNKQFDIDYYLRERGINSSFNNMHYMHQGNNKIGFQDEINRLNSSDKNFVNSNFSETFTDYVYYILCPSKFYIIEVPNLECETLQNNEGNYACLYLPEVYKNAIENKDNLTLNLLNILDDINLTKLQKEKVTKILTYKLYEYIRKSKRISKTVSDILVRDCDNRGECFSEDN, via the coding sequence atggaaAAGAAAAGCGAAATGTGCTTAGATAAATATAAGGAGTTAGTAAAACTTGAAAAGacaaataatgaagaatttaagaatgatgaaaaatgtttatttataagaaaagaaatatttgatcatgcaattatttatacaagtaataaaattgatgaaaattgtttgatgaattatttaaaaaatttatatgcatattttaaaaaaaaacacgaaaataataattatgaaagaaataaaaaagatgaaatttatataagtCTTGAAGATTGGTTagaatataatgaattaataaaaaatcaagaTAATGTTGTATATTTGCTTTTTAGTTGTAATATTTGTAAATCTTTATGGATATTATTAAGTATAACTTTACAAagtataagaaaaaaaaataatttaaaaaaacaaaaaacaatttttaattgtacATATGAAACATTAAATATACGAGAATTAAGTGGGGGGAAAAGTAAGACGGAAATAAATGTAGAAAATTCCAAGTGTTTTCatgaaaatattcatagaaaattagataaaaaaaataatgaaaaatacaaaaataataataaagaaaatgacaaaagggaacaaataaatagaGAAACAGATACAGGAAAATATTCTGAAACatttgaaaaagaaattcTAAAAGTATGGAATGAAAATTGGTTAAATGAATCTATATGTATAGAATTtgtgatattttttataattttacaatttcTTAAGatagataatataaaaaaaaaatatgataaaaatttaaatgaagaTTGTTGGCCTCATTTTATTGGAAACTCAAGAGATAGCAATAATGGAAAAcatcataataataatggatCACAAAATATTTGTGGATTGTCCACATcaggaaataataattcattttgtaatttgaaaacaataatttataaatcaaatttgtctgatttatttattagtagcggaaaaaattataggaAACTTTTAGAAACTTATTTGATTGCATTTTTATCATGCACAGATATTCAAAATAGTACATCATTAACTGAAAttcctttatattttcgaaattataatttttttttattagacTTTATTATAGAAACAAATGATGAACAAAATGtgtatgaaaaatatatgctaAAGAATGaacataaaattttatataagacaaaaataatattaaattggttattaaaaaatttacatatatatgatgaattaaatgaaaGTATAGATAGTAGTATTAGTAGTAATGATATACCAAAAGAAAATGTTgtagaaaatatttcaaataatttgaataaatCTTATAGTTATTTTTCTGGATTATCaataaaaggaaataacaattttaaacATAGTAATTCACCAAATAGTATATTTGAAATGCCAAAcaatgatatatatgaaattaaaaatatgcaaggtaaaacaatatatataaaaaataataaaagtataataaatatattaaattgtaaagaatgtaatatatatatattaacaacagtagaatatttaaaaattaatttttgtgtggacatgtatattatttgctTATCAGCTGAAATGATAACTACATTGTTTAATTCTCGAAATTTAGAGATACATTTAGTTACAAGAAGTTtgaaaatagaaaatgtAATGGATACTGatgtatatgtatatacagaaacgaatataataatttatggAGATACGCGAAATATTCAATTGGCACCTTATAACGTTTTAAATAGTaagcaaaaaatatttttagaaaaatctaaaatattttttaatgaaaaaacatTTGAGCTTTTTGCATTTCCTTTGAAATGTAAAACCAATTTATCTCATTCATTAAGCTTAACAAGTCAGTTTACGAAAGGGTTTAACAATCCTGGGAATAACACttggaataataatatatcattttcgAATCAAATTGATGATAATAAGCAATTTGATattgattattatttaagaGAGCGAGGAATAAATAGTAGCTTCAATAACATGCATTACATGCATCaaggaaataataaaataggaTTTCAAGATGAAATAAATCGACTTAATAGTTCTGATAagaattttgtaaattcaaatttttcAGAAACATTTACAGATTAtgtgtattatatattatgtccatccaaattttatataattgagGTTCCTAATTTAGAATGTGAAAcattacaaaataatgaagGTAATTATGCTTGTTTATACCTTCCTGAggtttataaaaatgcaaTTGAAAACAAAGATAATCTTACTTTGAATTTGTTGAATATTTTAGatgatattaatttaacgaaattacaaaaagaaaaagtgacaaaaattttgacatataaattatatgaatatattcgAAAATCAAAACGAATTTCTAAAACTGTGAGTGATATACTTGTTAGAGATTGTGATAACAGAGGGGAGTGTTTTAGCGAAGATAATTAA
- a CDS encoding major facilitator superfamily domain-containing protein, putative yields MNNSCMHTYEESYTCYVKLKDEKLKEMTSVSTVIFWYFCFFVYVWYINIVCVYPLKFDGSHFVIYYFIQGCGSLLLGLFSDIYGKRKCLNISFLFLIASFSTILLTISSSDFLFINNIKDFNNRKYDLYSNQNVFAQDDSANNLMSFFNLKEGNNFFDQGNQNDNFNGNIYKVLNSHNTNIQDNNNYMSKSEHENISYMANPYSNGNHDQNYLNEKPKSPNNDNNNIETVHIRGDNTKDVENLTAEHSNQHTNSINKNIKIKIKLNNNFQNLHEQLIKKVLNDIKKKNSELLNKKHLNNIIQLCVKTNLKKYIMDMKNYNIGMAKNIRRKKSVITNNNSDNNNNYFRNYPNNENIDIYMNNNYDHIVNKCVDGIISMYSDGKDANYATGQNDDLYFSHKENNQNNKSNIQILETLFESSDQNENKYSDIYKILFYLLTFASGFFAKGISNILCIIITENIKSSYRTKGVCLIYIIENISLILIRSLFVFNTYINLYLLYKINIFFCAFLNIIIIILLNKYFSSINTNILKIQKDNINNLQNHENCIESNPLSNDDDNGSNSDINNEKKKKKKKNFFSFFKRNNIDLDNSENANYDTIQVFKIDKNYNDIKRELSNDILKLKAAANIIENEETINHDLIIHKDIENNPDKILDNTSSISDDISNIPNELSNKHNITNEAINTLSDNPNILDSSSNKINETHNSKPSPKKIFKKLTTLTKINNKKIELKKSKTIGVSYKNILNGKMLTTINKNELLDKLNKNDEFLQYIEELKHNNILNIYIMWVKYTFNAHKYVVWALCLLYFMFNFLYISFFVIYNIFIYDIKSQFHFYKFNNSFLILNFVLLVFYLFLYCNLKNKIIKILNLFGYIIITFISFAFILFIYSTSYFVISLHDHTYILYTIIFYMFLSIPNVSLFLFYTFFSHTLCKGLLLGMFIFFGHLGFIAYAIIRIFIIPKYLSTFNLIFSCIICIISFIIIILFIPQVSSSINYNRIDEAYFYHFLLYLSNKKIVSPHYTNMAVSSDEK; encoded by the coding sequence atgaataatagCTGTATGCATACATACGAGGAATCATATACATGTTatgtaaaattaaaagatgaaaaattGAAGGAAATGACAAGTGTTAGCACTGTAATTTTTTggtatttttgtttttttgtgtatGTTTGGTACATAAACATTGTGTGTGTATATCCACTTAAGTTTGATGGCAGCcattttgttatatattacttTATACAAGGATGTGGCAGTTTATTACTTGGGCTATTTTCGGATATATATGGGAAAAGAAAATGTTTGaacatttcttttttatttttaattgcTTCATTTTCAACAATATTGCTAACAATAAGCTCCtctgattttttatttatcaatAACATCAAAGATTTTAATAATCGAAAATACGATCTTTATTCAAATCAAAATGTATTTGCCCAAGATGATTCAGCAAACAACTTAatgtctttttttaatctaAAAGAAGggaataatttttttgatcaAGGCAAccaaaatgataattttaatgggaatatatataaagtaCTGAATAGTCATAATACTAATATACAAGATaacaataattatatgaGCAAATCAGAacatgaaaatatttcttatatGGCTAATCCTTATTCAAATGGTAACCAtgatcaaaattatttaaatgaaaaaccAAAAAGTCCCaacaatgataataataatatcgAAACAGTACATATTAGAGGAGACAATACTAAGGATGTAGAAAATTTAACTGCCGAACATAGCAATCAACATACTAATTcgattaataaaaatataaaaataaaaataaaattaaataataattttcaaaatttgcATGAAcagttaataaaaaaggtattaaatgatataaaaaaaaaaaatagtgaacttttaaataaaaaacactTAAATAACATAATTCAACTATGTGTGAAAACAAAtctgaaaaaatatattatggaCATGAAAAATTACAATATTGGGATGGCTAAAAATATCAGACGAAAAAAAAGCGTCATTACCAACAATAAtagtgataataataataattattttcgtAATTATCCAAACAACGAAAATAtcgatatatatatgaacaatAATTATGATCATATAGTAAATAAATGTGTGGATGGAATTATATCGATGTATAGTGATGGAAAAGATGCTAATTATGCTACTGGACAAAATGATGATCTATATTTTTCgcataaagaaaataaccaaaataataagtCAAATATTCAAATCCTTGAAACATTATTCGAAAGTTCTGATCAAAACGAAAACAAATATTCagatatttataaaatattattttatttgttaacATTTGCAAGCGGTTTTTTTGCCAAAGGGATaagtaatatattatgtattataattacagaaaatataaaatcgAGTTATAGAACGAAGGGTGTGTgcttaatatatattattgagaatatatcattaattttaatcCGATCgctatttgtttttaatacatatattaatttatatttattatataaaataaatatttttttttgtgcatttttaaatataataattattattttactaaataaatatttcagtAGCATAAATACTAATATactaaaaatacaaaaagaCAATATCAACAACTTACAAAATCATGAAAATTGCATAGAAAGTAATCCGTTATCTaatgatgatgataatGGCTCGAATAGTGATATaaacaatgaaaaaaaaaaaaaaaaaaaaaaaaattttttttcgttttttaaaagaaataatatcGATTTAGATAATTCTGAAAATGCTAATTATGACACAATTCAAGTTTTCAAAATtgacaaaaattataatgatattaaaaGAGAATTGTCTAACGATAtcttaaaattaaaagctGCTGCAAACATAAtcgaaaatgaagaaactATAAACCATGATCttattatacataaagatatagaaaataacccagataaaatattagaTAATACAAGCAGTATAAGTGATGATATAAGCAATATACCAAACGAACTAAGTAATAAACATAACATAACAAATGAAGCAATTAATACATTAAGTGATAATCCAAATATATTAGACAGCTCAtctaacaaaataaatgagaCACATAATTCAAAACCATcaccaaaaaaaattttcaaaaaattaaccacattaacaaaaataaataataaaaaaatagaattaaaaaaatcgaaaacTATCGGGGtaagttataaaaatatactaaaTGGTAAAATGCTTACaacaattaataaaaatgaattgttagacaaattaaataaaaatgacgAATTTCTACAATATATTGAAGaattaaaacataataatatattaaatatatatataatgtgggtaaaatatacatttaatgCACATAAATACGTTGTTTGGGCTTTATgcttattatattttatgtttaattttctatatattagcttctttgtaatatataatatatttatatacgaTATTAAAAGtcaatttcatttttataaatttaataattctttTCTAATATTAAACTTTGTTCTtttagttttttatttatttttatattgtaatttaaaaaataaaataatcaaaatattaaatttatttggatatataattataacatTCATATCATTTGcttttatattgtttatttattcaacatcatattttgtaatatcACTTCATGatcatacatatatattatatacaattatattttatatgtttttgtCTATACCTAATGTttcattgtttttattttatacatttttttcacacaCATTATGTAAAGGATTATTACTTggtatgtttattttttttgggCACCTTGGTTTTATTGCATATGCTATTATtagaatttttataattccAAAGTATTTGTCaacatttaatttaatattttcatgtattatttgtattatttcatttattataatcattttatttattccaCAAGTTAGTTCATCAATCAATTATAATCGTATCGACGAagcttatttttatcactttttgttatatctttctaacaaaaaaattgtttctCCACATTACACAAATATGGCTGTATCATCCGATGAAAAGTAA